The following proteins are encoded in a genomic region of Mycolicibacterium rutilum:
- a CDS encoding enoyl-CoA hydratase/isomerase family protein → MSLVTYALEDHVATITLNRPEARNAINGALRAELNAAWERFRDDEDAWVAILTANGDVFCAGGDLKDGEGSVGTFAGTFWEKPTINSFESGMELFKPTIAAVNGPCIGYGVTGVLFCDFVIASTTATFAFPEVSLGVPTIVGAIRLPERVRWADAMELLLTGKPITAERAKEIGLVWRLVEPDELQEQARAWARTLTEAAPLAQRATKEVAWRTANMGWIESVRFGETMRKVAAATEDVAEGLQAWREKRAPRWRGR, encoded by the coding sequence ATGAGCCTTGTGACCTATGCGCTGGAGGACCACGTCGCCACCATCACGCTCAACCGGCCGGAGGCGCGCAACGCGATCAACGGCGCGCTGCGCGCTGAGCTCAACGCGGCGTGGGAGCGGTTCCGCGACGACGAGGACGCCTGGGTCGCGATCCTGACCGCCAACGGCGACGTGTTCTGCGCCGGCGGCGACCTCAAGGACGGCGAGGGATCGGTCGGCACCTTCGCAGGCACGTTCTGGGAGAAACCGACCATCAACTCGTTCGAGAGCGGCATGGAGTTGTTCAAGCCGACGATCGCCGCGGTGAACGGGCCGTGCATCGGCTACGGGGTGACCGGGGTGTTGTTCTGCGACTTCGTGATCGCGTCGACGACGGCGACGTTCGCGTTCCCGGAGGTGTCGCTGGGGGTGCCGACGATTGTCGGGGCGATCCGCCTGCCCGAACGGGTGCGCTGGGCCGACGCGATGGAACTGCTGCTGACGGGCAAACCCATCACCGCCGAACGCGCCAAGGAGATCGGCCTGGTGTGGCGCCTGGTCGAACCCGACGAGCTGCAGGAGCAGGCCCGCGCGTGGGCGCGCACGCTGACCGAGGCTGCGCCGCTCGCGCAGCGCGCCACCAAGGAGGTCGCGTGGCGCACCGCGAACATGGGCTGGATCGAGTCGGTGCGGTTCGGCGAGACGATGCGCAAGGTCGCCGCCGCGACCGAGGACGTCGCCGAGGGCCTCCAGGCGTGGCGGGAGAAACGCGCGCCCCGCTGGCGCGGCCGCTGA
- a CDS encoding Zn-ribbon domain-containing OB-fold protein codes for MPLFPVQRDALSAEFLDGTRRGEFLLVRDVQTGEILAPQFDVSADPQRYERVAAAGNGTVVSWSVIHQKAGNGTVHRLPVGIVELDEGPWWWTSFPKADPDADLFGARVRVAFKTLGEGDAAEAVPYFELI; via the coding sequence ATGCCACTCTTTCCTGTTCAGCGCGACGCATTGTCCGCGGAGTTCCTCGACGGCACCAGGCGCGGCGAGTTCCTGCTCGTGCGTGACGTGCAAACCGGTGAGATCCTGGCGCCGCAGTTCGATGTCTCGGCGGACCCGCAGCGCTACGAGCGCGTCGCGGCCGCAGGTAACGGCACGGTGGTCAGCTGGTCGGTCATCCACCAGAAGGCCGGCAACGGAACAGTGCACCGGCTGCCCGTCGGGATCGTCGAACTCGACGAGGGCCCGTGGTGGTGGACGTCGTTCCCGAAGGCGGACCCGGATGCCGACCTGTTCGGTGCCCGGGTGCGCGTGGCGTTCAAGACCCTCGGCGAGGGTGACGCCGCCGAGGCGGTTCCGTACTTCGAGCTCATTTAG
- a CDS encoding amidase: MDFDEYRSYDAVGLAKLVADKEVTAAELLDAAKARSAVVNPRINAIVKDIAVNPSEQRDGPFAGVPFLIKDLAQDYASLPTSRGSRALMSTPAKEHATVVQRWLDAGLVIFGKTNTPEFGAKGITEPEAWGPARNPWDLTRTPGGSSGGSAAAVAAGIVPCAGANDGGGSIRIPAGCCGLVGLKPGRGLTPSGPDVGESMHGAAVQGVVSRTVRDTAAMLDVIAGGEPSGPYTPVLPDASFASAVGTDPGRLRIGVRVPSAINPQPHAEAAAAVERTVRALTDLGHHVDELPQAPFDDAALARDFLLTWFVYAAWEVAEVKRLTGAGDDVFERDTLIMAAIGRATSSVDYVEAVHRRHEHTRRLTTFFESYDLLLTPTMATPPAKIGEFDLPPLLQRGSDLLLKTRTAALLRHTGIVDDMVDKNLNWVPYTQLANLTGRPAISLPLHWTADGLPLGVQFVAPLDGETLLLQLAAQLEQAVPWADRVPPI, translated from the coding sequence GTGGACTTCGACGAATACCGCTCATACGACGCCGTGGGGCTGGCCAAGCTCGTCGCCGACAAGGAGGTGACGGCGGCCGAACTGCTCGACGCCGCGAAAGCGCGCTCGGCAGTGGTGAACCCGCGGATCAATGCGATCGTCAAGGACATCGCGGTCAACCCGTCCGAGCAGCGGGACGGACCCTTCGCCGGGGTGCCGTTCCTCATCAAGGACCTCGCTCAGGACTACGCGAGTCTGCCGACGTCCCGCGGCTCGCGCGCGCTGATGTCCACGCCGGCGAAGGAGCACGCCACGGTGGTGCAGAGGTGGCTCGACGCGGGCCTGGTCATATTCGGCAAGACCAACACCCCGGAGTTCGGTGCCAAGGGCATCACCGAACCCGAGGCCTGGGGGCCCGCCCGCAACCCGTGGGATCTCACCCGCACCCCCGGAGGGTCGTCGGGCGGGTCGGCGGCCGCCGTGGCGGCGGGCATCGTGCCCTGTGCGGGCGCCAACGACGGTGGCGGTTCGATCCGCATCCCGGCGGGCTGCTGCGGGCTGGTCGGGCTCAAACCCGGCCGCGGCCTCACCCCGTCGGGACCCGACGTCGGCGAATCCATGCACGGCGCGGCCGTGCAGGGCGTCGTGTCGCGGACCGTGCGGGACACTGCCGCGATGCTCGACGTGATCGCCGGCGGGGAACCCAGCGGACCATATACGCCGGTACTGCCGGACGCGTCGTTCGCCTCCGCTGTCGGCACGGACCCCGGCCGATTGCGGATCGGCGTACGGGTGCCCTCCGCGATCAATCCTCAGCCGCACGCCGAGGCGGCCGCCGCCGTCGAGCGGACCGTGCGCGCGCTGACCGATCTCGGCCACCACGTCGACGAACTGCCCCAGGCACCGTTCGACGACGCCGCGTTGGCCCGCGACTTCCTGCTCACCTGGTTCGTCTACGCCGCGTGGGAAGTGGCCGAGGTGAAGCGGTTGACCGGCGCCGGCGACGACGTCTTCGAGCGAGACACGTTGATAATGGCCGCGATCGGACGCGCGACGAGCAGCGTCGACTACGTGGAGGCGGTGCACCGGCGTCACGAGCACACCCGCCGGCTCACGACGTTCTTCGAGTCCTACGACCTGCTGCTGACCCCGACGATGGCGACGCCACCGGCGAAGATCGGCGAGTTCGACCTGCCGCCGCTGCTGCAGCGCGGGTCCGACCTGCTGCTCAAGACCCGCACCGCCGCATTGTTGCGCCACACCGGGATCGTCGACGACATGGTGGACAAGAACCTCAACTGGGTGCCGTACACGCAGTTGGCGAATCTCACTGGGCGACCGGCGATTTCACTGCCGTTGCACTGGACCGCCGACGGGCTGCCGCTGGGCGTGCAGTTCGTCGCACCGCTGGACGGTGAGACGCTACTGCTCCAGCTGGCCGCCCAGCTCGAGCAGGCGGTGCCGTGGGCGGACCGGGTACCGCCGATCTAG
- a CDS encoding FAD-linked oxidase C-terminal domain-containing protein produces the protein MSTPTAAPMTGLDAPVIEKFTAAAEVVTDTAALTDAGHDFWGVGGVAELMLRPHSRDEVATIMRIASEHGVPIVPRGGASNCSGGMMPAGGRVLLDLSGLDQILEVDPQARRARVEPGVVNSDLQDRLAPHGLCFSPDPVSSHLATVGGNLIENAGGPHALKYGVTYNHILAAEVVLPDGSTVTLRADDDGPDLLGIIIGSEGTLGVVTEVTVALRPIAEVTHSLLGAFATAREAADTIAAVIATGVVPAAVEWLDRDGINGLQQFYDTGYPLDADSIVLIDVDGTAAEVARDQAIVERVLRERATEVRVAETEKDRAALWYGRLNAPNSVMQSGKGFFIGDVTVPRDRIPEMQEAIQATAHRHSDGLLFIAVCGHAGDGDLHPTTFYDKDNPKAAEALAAANNEIIEAALALGGTITGEHGVGTEKIQFMTKRFTPVEIAAQRAIKRTFDPAGLLNPGVMLPEELSDEPDVGEFAAAVRNGIAGTPASAAPLTVGGDTTISVNLGNLDMVVGAEATLDDINRYLDDNGITCVAIPRSGGQRTIGELVATATGEERIEVRHALLGADVTVVDGQAPARFGAETMKDVAGYDTKRLYIGGNGAFGALRSLIFKIGVRT, from the coding sequence ATGTCTACGCCCACCGCCGCACCCATGACCGGACTCGACGCCCCGGTGATCGAGAAGTTCACCGCCGCCGCCGAGGTTGTCACCGACACCGCCGCGCTGACCGATGCCGGCCACGACTTCTGGGGCGTCGGCGGCGTCGCCGAACTGATGCTGCGCCCGCACAGCCGCGACGAGGTCGCGACGATCATGCGCATCGCCTCGGAGCACGGCGTGCCGATCGTGCCCCGCGGTGGGGCGTCGAACTGCTCGGGCGGCATGATGCCGGCTGGCGGGCGCGTCCTGCTGGATCTGTCGGGACTCGACCAGATCCTGGAGGTCGACCCGCAGGCGCGCCGCGCGCGGGTGGAGCCCGGAGTGGTCAATTCCGATCTGCAGGACCGGCTCGCTCCCCACGGACTGTGCTTCTCCCCCGACCCGGTGTCGTCGCACCTGGCGACGGTCGGCGGCAACCTGATCGAAAATGCCGGCGGCCCACACGCTTTGAAGTACGGCGTGACCTACAACCACATCCTGGCCGCAGAGGTCGTGCTGCCCGACGGGTCGACCGTCACGCTGCGCGCCGACGACGACGGTCCCGATCTGCTCGGGATCATCATCGGCTCCGAGGGCACCCTGGGTGTCGTCACGGAGGTGACGGTCGCGCTGCGCCCGATCGCCGAGGTCACCCACAGCCTGCTGGGCGCGTTCGCCACCGCACGCGAGGCCGCCGACACGATCGCCGCGGTGATCGCCACCGGCGTCGTGCCCGCCGCCGTCGAGTGGCTCGACCGCGACGGCATCAACGGGCTGCAGCAGTTCTACGACACCGGCTATCCGCTCGACGCCGACTCGATCGTGCTCATCGACGTCGACGGCACCGCCGCCGAGGTGGCCCGCGACCAGGCGATCGTCGAGCGGGTGCTGCGCGAGCGGGCCACCGAGGTCCGCGTCGCCGAGACCGAAAAGGACCGCGCCGCACTGTGGTACGGCAGGCTGAACGCACCGAACTCCGTGATGCAGAGCGGCAAGGGCTTCTTCATCGGCGACGTCACCGTTCCCCGCGACCGGATTCCCGAGATGCAGGAGGCGATCCAGGCGACCGCGCACCGGCACAGCGACGGCCTGCTGTTCATCGCCGTGTGCGGACATGCCGGCGACGGCGACCTGCACCCCACCACGTTCTACGACAAGGACAACCCGAAAGCTGCCGAGGCACTGGCGGCGGCCAACAACGAGATCATCGAGGCCGCACTGGCTTTGGGCGGGACGATCACCGGTGAGCACGGCGTCGGCACCGAGAAGATCCAGTTCATGACCAAGCGGTTCACCCCGGTCGAGATCGCCGCTCAGCGTGCCATCAAGCGCACCTTCGATCCGGCCGGACTGCTCAATCCGGGCGTCATGCTGCCCGAGGAGTTGTCCGACGAGCCCGACGTCGGTGAGTTCGCCGCCGCGGTGCGCAACGGGATCGCGGGCACCCCCGCGTCCGCCGCACCGCTGACCGTCGGCGGGGACACCACGATCTCGGTCAACCTGGGCAACCTCGACATGGTCGTCGGCGCCGAGGCCACCCTCGACGACATCAACCGCTACCTCGACGACAACGGCATCACCTGCGTCGCGATCCCCCGCTCCGGCGGTCAGCGCACGATCGGTGAGCTCGTCGCCACCGCCACCGGTGAGGAGCGGATCGAGGTGCGCCACGCTCTGTTGGGTGCCGACGTCACCGTCGTCGACGGCCAGGCGCCGGCACGTTTCGGCGCCGAGACGATGAAGGATGTCGCCGGCTACGACACCAAGCGGCTCTACATCGGCGGCAACGGTGCCTTCGGCGCGCTGCGGTCGTTGATCTTCAAGATCGGCGTGCGGACTTAA
- a CDS encoding acyl-CoA dehydrogenase family protein: MTNTEQPSADELRVEVRDWLRDNWVPLPKNPDPWASSPERIAWLEKVLEAGYAVPTYPAEWFGRGYSNKLANVIGQEFAAIKAPGSRQDKYNIPANTVLALGTEKIKHDLLRDFLIERARTCLLYSEPGAGSDLASVRTTAVRDGDRWIVNGQKVWTSGALTADYALLLARTDWDVPKHKGLSLFIMPMKQPGIEVRPLVQITGESHFNEVFINDAVAVDDYLLGGEGNGWRALQTALAYERSIMGDSGRGSRNRKADSLIELARENGVLDDPAVRYPLAKVLAMRELNKLNNARAKASANLGTSSSIMSLGKLAMSKILHTEAAMKTQIVGAQALLAGPDNPVADDVNFLTLNAFFTSIGGGTDQIQRNIIGERVLGLPREPDPEREIPFRQARRS; this comes from the coding sequence ATGACCAACACCGAGCAGCCCAGCGCCGACGAACTGCGCGTCGAGGTGCGGGACTGGTTGCGCGACAACTGGGTTCCGCTGCCGAAGAACCCCGACCCGTGGGCGTCGTCGCCGGAACGGATCGCCTGGCTGGAGAAAGTACTCGAGGCCGGCTACGCGGTGCCGACCTATCCCGCCGAATGGTTCGGCCGCGGCTACTCCAACAAGCTGGCCAATGTCATCGGCCAGGAGTTCGCGGCGATCAAGGCGCCGGGCTCGCGGCAGGACAAGTACAACATCCCGGCCAACACCGTGCTCGCGCTCGGCACCGAGAAGATCAAGCACGACCTGTTGCGCGACTTCCTGATCGAACGCGCCCGCACCTGCCTGCTCTACAGCGAGCCGGGCGCCGGGTCAGACCTGGCGAGCGTGCGCACCACCGCGGTGCGCGACGGCGACCGGTGGATCGTCAACGGGCAGAAGGTGTGGACGTCGGGCGCGCTGACCGCCGACTACGCGCTGCTGCTGGCCCGCACGGACTGGGATGTGCCTAAGCACAAGGGCCTCAGCCTGTTCATCATGCCGATGAAGCAGCCCGGCATCGAGGTGCGCCCGCTGGTGCAGATCACCGGTGAGTCGCACTTCAACGAGGTGTTCATCAACGACGCCGTCGCCGTCGACGACTATCTGCTCGGCGGTGAGGGCAACGGCTGGCGGGCGCTGCAGACCGCGCTGGCCTACGAACGCTCGATCATGGGCGACAGCGGCCGCGGATCGCGAAACCGCAAGGCGGACAGCCTGATCGAGTTGGCCCGCGAGAACGGGGTCCTCGACGACCCGGCGGTGCGTTACCCGCTGGCCAAGGTGCTGGCGATGCGCGAGCTCAACAAACTCAACAACGCCCGCGCCAAGGCCTCGGCGAACCTGGGTACGTCGAGCTCGATCATGTCGCTCGGCAAGCTCGCGATGTCGAAGATCCTGCACACCGAAGCCGCGATGAAGACGCAGATCGTCGGTGCGCAGGCGCTGCTCGCCGGTCCGGACAACCCGGTCGCCGACGACGTCAACTTCCTCACCCTCAACGCGTTCTTCACCTCGATCGGCGGGGGCACCGACCAGATCCAGCGCAACATCATCGGCGAGCGCGTGCTCGGATTGCCCCGCGAACCCGACCCGGAGCGCGAGATCCCGTTCCGTCAGGCCCGCAGAAGCTGA
- a CDS encoding acyl-CoA dehydrogenase family protein: MTISVAERAELRSAVGELLADKCTEADVRQVMDTDDGFDRALWRQLAEQGVLGMLVDADHGGLGFGAQELEAVAEETGAALLPAPFISSAVLTVALVNAAGSDEDRQRLLPGLADGTAIGTVALTGPAGSWTAEGVDVRTASDGTLTGQAHYVTWGQVADVILVVARTGDTVGVFQVEPDAEGFTRTAATVFDPAVRLSAYTFDNTPARRIGSAGWEAVQRALDFAVVASAGEQVGGSRRLFDMTVEYLKTRVQFGRQIGSFQALKHMAADLLLEVENATSAAQHAAAQLDGDDESADGAVALAGFACAEAYETIAMNSIQMHGGIGFTWEHPAHLFLRRARTGLHLFGGTRAHRERYLVSKGA; encoded by the coding sequence ATGACGATCAGCGTGGCCGAACGCGCCGAACTGCGATCGGCGGTCGGCGAGTTGCTCGCCGACAAGTGCACCGAGGCCGACGTGCGGCAGGTGATGGACACCGACGACGGGTTCGACCGCGCGCTGTGGCGGCAGCTGGCCGAGCAGGGCGTGCTGGGGATGCTCGTCGACGCCGACCACGGCGGGCTGGGTTTCGGCGCGCAGGAGCTCGAGGCCGTCGCCGAGGAGACCGGCGCGGCGCTGCTGCCCGCCCCGTTCATCTCCAGCGCGGTGCTGACCGTCGCGCTGGTCAACGCCGCCGGATCGGATGAGGACCGGCAGCGGCTGCTGCCCGGTCTGGCCGACGGCACGGCGATCGGCACCGTCGCGCTGACCGGCCCGGCCGGCTCGTGGACCGCCGAAGGCGTCGACGTGCGCACCGCCTCTGACGGGACGCTCACCGGCCAGGCCCACTACGTCACCTGGGGCCAGGTCGCCGACGTGATCCTCGTCGTCGCGCGCACCGGCGACACTGTCGGGGTGTTCCAGGTCGAACCGGACGCGGAAGGCTTCACCCGCACCGCCGCAACGGTTTTCGACCCGGCCGTGCGGCTGTCGGCGTACACGTTCGACAACACCCCCGCCCGCCGCATCGGATCGGCCGGCTGGGAGGCCGTGCAGCGGGCACTCGACTTCGCGGTGGTCGCGTCGGCCGGCGAGCAGGTCGGCGGGTCGCGCCGGCTGTTCGACATGACCGTCGAGTACCTCAAGACCCGCGTCCAGTTCGGCAGGCAGATCGGCAGCTTCCAGGCGCTCAAGCACATGGCGGCCGACCTGCTCCTCGAGGTCGAGAACGCCACGTCGGCCGCCCAGCACGCCGCCGCACAGCTGGACGGCGACGACGAATCCGCCGACGGCGCAGTCGCGTTGGCCGGCTTCGCCTGCGCGGAGGCTTACGAGACCATCGCGATGAACTCGATCCAGATGCACGGCGGTATCGGCTTCACCTGGGAGCACCCCGCGCACCTGTTCCTGCGCCGCGCCCGCACCGGTCTGCACCTGTTCGGCGGCACCCGGGCGCACCGCGAACGCTACCTCGTCTCGAAAGGCGCCTGA
- a CDS encoding YciI family protein, which yields MAKYLMLKHYRGAPASVNDVPMDQWTPEEIDTHITYMNDFADRLKDSGEYVDSQALRPDGAWVRFGGEGKPPVVDGPFAETKDLVAGWMIVDVDSYDRAIELAGELSAAPGAGGKPIHEWLELRPFMSHSPTVTD from the coding sequence ATGGCCAAGTATCTGATGCTCAAGCACTACCGGGGTGCGCCGGCGTCGGTCAACGATGTGCCGATGGACCAGTGGACGCCCGAGGAGATCGACACCCACATCACGTACATGAACGATTTCGCCGACCGGCTCAAGGACAGCGGCGAGTACGTCGACAGCCAGGCCCTGCGGCCGGACGGGGCCTGGGTCCGGTTCGGCGGCGAAGGTAAACCGCCGGTGGTCGACGGCCCCTTCGCCGAAACCAAGGACCTGGTCGCCGGCTGGATGATCGTCGACGTCGACAGCTACGACCGCGCGATCGAGTTGGCCGGCGAGCTGTCCGCGGCACCCGGCGCGGGCGGCAAGCCGATCCACGAATGGCTGGAGCTGCGGCCGTTCATGTCCCACTCGCCGACGGTCACCGACTGA
- a CDS encoding RNA polymerase sigma factor: protein MDEAELRDLIPAVLAALVRRGADFATAEDAVQEALIRAIETWPGRPPSDPTGWLITTAWRRFLDLTRSETARRRRELQSADEPEPGPAADVDDTLQLYFLCAHPSLSPASAVALTLRAVGGLTTRQIAQAYLVPEATMAQRISRAKRTVSGARFDRPGDLGTVHRVLYLVFNEGYTGDIDLAAEAIRLARQLVTVTDDPESAGLLALFLLHHARRPARLRADGGIVPLAEQDRTLWRRDLIAEGIAVLQAALARDRLGEYQAQAAIAALHADAQTTEETDWVQIVEWYDELVRLTDSPVVRLNRAVAVGEADGPRAGLALLAGLDPALPRHTAAAAYLHERAGDIDTATALYVEAAATAQTTAERDHLTLRAAALRRRS from the coding sequence GTGGACGAGGCCGAACTGCGGGATTTGATCCCTGCGGTGCTGGCCGCGCTCGTCCGCCGCGGCGCGGACTTCGCGACCGCCGAGGACGCCGTGCAGGAGGCGCTGATCCGCGCGATCGAGACCTGGCCCGGACGGCCGCCGTCGGATCCGACCGGTTGGCTGATCACCACGGCCTGGCGGCGCTTCCTCGATCTGACCCGCTCCGAGACGGCCCGGCGGCGGCGTGAGCTGCAGTCGGCCGACGAACCGGAACCGGGGCCCGCCGCCGATGTCGATGACACGTTGCAGCTGTACTTCCTGTGCGCGCATCCCAGCCTCAGCCCCGCATCGGCGGTCGCGCTGACGCTGCGCGCCGTCGGCGGCCTGACCACCCGCCAGATCGCGCAGGCGTACCTCGTCCCCGAAGCGACGATGGCGCAACGGATCAGCAGGGCCAAACGCACCGTCAGCGGAGCCCGGTTCGACCGGCCCGGCGACCTGGGCACCGTGCACCGCGTGCTGTACCTCGTGTTCAACGAGGGCTACACCGGTGACATCGACCTTGCCGCGGAGGCGATCCGGCTGGCGCGTCAACTCGTCACGGTCACCGACGACCCCGAGTCCGCGGGACTGCTCGCCCTGTTCCTGCTGCATCACGCGCGACGCCCGGCCCGGCTGCGCGCCGACGGCGGCATCGTGCCGCTGGCCGAGCAGGACCGCACCTTGTGGCGTCGCGACCTGATCGCGGAGGGCATCGCGGTGCTGCAGGCCGCGCTGGCCCGCGACCGGCTCGGTGAGTATCAGGCGCAGGCCGCGATCGCCGCGCTGCACGCCGACGCGCAGACTACCGAGGAGACCGACTGGGTGCAGATCGTCGAGTGGTACGACGAACTCGTCCGCCTCACCGACAGCCCGGTGGTGCGGCTCAACCGGGCGGTCGCAGTCGGTGAGGCCGACGGACCCCGGGCCGGGCTGGCCCTGCTGGCGGGGCTCGACCCGGCGCTGCCGCGCCACACCGCCGCCGCCGCATACCTGCACGAGCGGGCAGGCGACATCGACACGGCCACAGCGCTTTACGTCGAGGCGGCGGCGACGGCACAGACCACCGCCGAGCGCGACCACCTGACGCTGCGGGCGGCCGCCCTGCGCCGGCGGTCCTGA
- a CDS encoding thiolase family protein, with protein MSEPTAAIAGLGITEQGKVYGKTAQQFAAQAVRLAAADAGLGLADIDGLLVSGGLKGRVGIELQHSLGLVDLKLLTQMQGYGSTAGQMVQYAAMAVQAGMAETVAIVWADAPLREKGSSSAAYSGGRSLPRGFDGITASNGIMSPTTMYALAARRHMKKFGTTSDQLGHIAVAQREWAQRNPIAQFYGTPLTLEEYHASRYIAEPFHLYDCCLVSNGGVALIVTSLERARTLRQPPVRVMGWAQAHPGRSGVRNDDFGLVSGAAQSGPAALKMAQTTLDEVGVAQIYDCYTFTALLTLEDYGFVPKGEGGPAMAEPGMIGPNGRIKFNTGGGELSAFYMWGMTPLHEAVVQARGHGGERQVDDHDRVLVSGNGGILDYHSTLVLGTDN; from the coding sequence ATGAGCGAACCCACGGCGGCCATCGCCGGCCTCGGCATCACCGAGCAGGGCAAGGTGTACGGCAAGACTGCCCAACAGTTCGCCGCGCAGGCGGTGCGGCTGGCCGCGGCCGACGCCGGCCTGGGCCTGGCCGACATCGACGGGCTGCTGGTCTCCGGCGGCCTCAAGGGCCGCGTCGGCATCGAGTTGCAGCATTCGCTGGGCCTGGTCGATCTCAAACTGCTCACCCAGATGCAGGGCTACGGGTCGACGGCCGGTCAGATGGTGCAGTACGCGGCGATGGCCGTACAGGCGGGCATGGCCGAGACCGTCGCGATCGTGTGGGCCGACGCCCCGCTCAGAGAGAAAGGCAGCTCGTCGGCGGCGTACTCGGGTGGCCGGTCGCTGCCCCGCGGGTTCGACGGCATCACCGCGTCGAACGGCATCATGTCGCCGACGACGATGTACGCGCTGGCCGCGCGTCGGCACATGAAGAAGTTCGGCACGACGTCCGATCAGCTGGGCCATATCGCGGTGGCGCAACGCGAATGGGCTCAACGCAACCCGATCGCCCAGTTCTATGGGACGCCGTTGACGCTCGAAGAGTACCACGCCAGCCGCTACATCGCCGAGCCGTTCCACCTCTACGACTGCTGCCTGGTCAGCAACGGCGGGGTGGCGCTGATCGTCACGTCGCTGGAGCGGGCACGCACCCTGCGTCAGCCGCCGGTGCGCGTAATGGGTTGGGCGCAGGCGCATCCTGGCCGCTCGGGGGTGCGCAACGACGACTTCGGTCTGGTCAGCGGCGCCGCCCAGTCCGGGCCGGCGGCGCTGAAGATGGCGCAGACGACGCTCGACGAGGTCGGGGTCGCCCAGATCTACGACTGCTACACGTTCACCGCGCTGTTGACGCTGGAGGACTACGGGTTCGTGCCGAAGGGGGAGGGCGGGCCCGCGATGGCCGAACCCGGGATGATCGGCCCGAACGGCAGGATCAAGTTCAACACCGGCGGAGGCGAGCTCAGCGCGTTCTACATGTGGGGGATGACGCCGCTACACGAAGCGGTGGTGCAGGCCCGCGGCCACGGCGGTGAGCGCCAGGTCGACGACCACGACCGCGTGCTGGTCTCCGGCAACGGCGGCATCCTCGACTACCACTCGACGCTGGTGCTGGGCACCGACAACTAG